Proteins encoded together in one Nyctibius grandis isolate bNycGra1 chromosome 1, bNycGra1.pri, whole genome shotgun sequence window:
- the TTC32 gene encoding tetratricopeptide repeat protein 32 has product MEREAAGGAAELLAAAQAQLAARRLSAAEELYSRLIARCGGSAPGAGRHLATALNDRGQIKYFRVEFAAAMEDYTAAIECQPAFEVPYYNRGLVLYRLGCFDEAMKDFRKVLELNPQFEDAALSLKQAILDKEEKQKRGY; this is encoded by the exons ATGGAGCGGGAGGcagcgggcggcgcggcggagcTGCTGGCGGCGGCGCAGGCGCAGTTGGCGGCGCGGCGGCTGTCGGCGGCGGAGGAGCTGTACAGCCGCCTCATCGCCCGGTGCGGCGGGTCCGCCCCAGG CGCCGGCCGCCACCTCGCCACGGCCCTCAACGACCGCGGCCAGATCAAGTACTTTCGGGTGGAGTTCGCCGCCGCCATGGAGGACTACACGGCCGCCATCGAGTGCCAGCCCGCCTTCGAGGTGCCCTACTACAACCGGGGCCTGGTGCTCTACCGGCTGG GATGCTTTGATGAGGCCATGAAAGATTTCAGGAAAGTATTAGAGTTGAACCCTCAGTTTGAAGACGCTGCCTTGAGTCTAAAACAGGCAATTCttgataaagaagaaaaacaaaagcggGGTTATTGA